A region of Rhodohalobacter barkolensis DNA encodes the following proteins:
- a CDS encoding TIGR04283 family arsenosugar biosynthesis glycosyltransferase, giving the protein MNEEAISIIIPVLNEEGQIKELINNVQKLQYDDGNEIIVVDGGSSDRTAELAKRAGAKVVVADKGRAKQMNAGARAARGDVLYFLHADTTPPKLFDREILKAIQKGYGFGCFRLVFDWDHPILRFYSYFTRFRLTEIRFGDQSLFVQKKLFEKAGGFDEDLIVMEDQKIVRDLKRIGSFYLSERNVITSARKYRNVGVIRLQLIFTFVWLGYYAGLSQEVLFHFYKNQISS; this is encoded by the coding sequence ATGAATGAAGAAGCAATAAGCATTATTATTCCAGTCCTGAATGAAGAGGGTCAGATTAAAGAACTGATAAATAACGTTCAAAAGCTTCAATACGATGATGGAAATGAGATCATTGTGGTAGACGGGGGGAGTTCTGATCGTACGGCTGAATTGGCTAAACGGGCAGGTGCTAAGGTAGTCGTTGCAGATAAAGGGCGTGCCAAACAGATGAACGCCGGCGCCAGAGCTGCCAGGGGAGATGTTCTCTATTTCCTACATGCAGACACCACACCGCCAAAACTGTTTGACCGGGAGATTCTAAAAGCAATTCAAAAAGGGTACGGGTTTGGATGCTTTCGGCTTGTTTTCGACTGGGATCATCCGATACTTCGGTTTTATAGCTATTTTACGCGATTCCGTTTAACAGAAATTCGTTTCGGAGACCAGAGCTTATTTGTGCAAAAAAAGCTGTTTGAAAAGGCAGGTGGTTTTGACGAGGATTTGATTGTGATGGAAGATCAAAAGATTGTGAGAGACCTAAAGAGAATTGGAAGTTTTTATCTTTCAGAAAGAAACGTCATTACATCCGCTAGAAAATACAGAAATGTAGGTGTTATTAGGCTTCAGCTGATTTTCACTTTTGTTTGGCTTGGATACTATGCGGGGTTGAGCCAGGAAGTGTTGTTTCACTTTTATAAAAATCAGATTTCATCTTAA
- a CDS encoding TIGR04282 family arsenosugar biosynthesis glycosyltransferase, which produces MKTPEKGRVKTRLAASVGDDKALNIYKKLLDITAETAAGVHATKRVSYSKSVVIDDQFDVNIFEKTVQSNGDLGRKMKSAIHAGFEQGFKRVILIGSDCPGISSNLIDDAFDRLKSVDCTIGPSDDGGYYLIGMSRFLPEIFDDIEWSTNSVCETTIEKLEESGATYSKLTVLNDIDTESDLMKSDLRI; this is translated from the coding sequence GTGAAGACACCTGAAAAAGGCCGGGTGAAAACACGTCTTGCAGCATCTGTAGGTGATGATAAAGCGCTCAATATTTATAAAAAGTTATTGGATATAACAGCAGAAACGGCAGCTGGGGTTCATGCAACAAAAAGGGTTAGCTACTCGAAATCAGTGGTAATCGATGATCAGTTTGATGTGAATATATTTGAAAAAACTGTACAGTCGAACGGTGATTTAGGCAGGAAGATGAAAAGTGCCATTCATGCAGGCTTTGAGCAAGGATTTAAAAGAGTCATCCTGATTGGAAGTGACTGTCCGGGCATTTCGAGCAACTTAATAGATGATGCATTTGATAGGCTGAAAAGCGTTGACTGCACTATTGGCCCGTCAGACGATGGAGGGTACTATTTGATTGGCATGAGCAGGTTTTTACCGGAGATATTTGATGATATAGAGTGGAGTACTAACAGCGTCTGTGAAACGACGATTGAAAAACTTGAAGAATCGGGGGCTACGTACAGTAAACTAACCGTCCTTAATGATATTGATACAGAGAGTGATCTGATGAAAAGTGATCTTCGGATATGA
- a CDS encoding MBL fold metallo-hydrolase — protein sequence MVIEKNFLDENHIQFEQTVKLCPGLKFVPVVYLGTRDDNGVGSLLQFNSFRIVKDNESLLDAVNEQLMPSVRIRFWGVRGSTPCANFENIEYGGNTSCMEIDAPGMDELLIFDSGTGIRNLGNHLERLDKMNNRGRIFITHPHWDHIQGFPFFKPFYSSKNKFSIHLPEQYRGGAQEILSGHLTKTFFPVTLDMLDATIEYVTQKEEREDYGHYSIEYFVANHSTKTAIYKIRIGGRVIVYAPDNELPLNTTPIRFVEKFQEFIKDADVLIHDAQYTLQQYKEREGWGHSAWERVIEVVKPTGVKNLYLTHHDPDTNDEVLRRRDSRLKQYEGAPFDKVSLTREGAEIRIPVKRSETIMSGNRAKVS from the coding sequence TTGGTTATCGAAAAGAATTTCCTGGATGAAAATCACATCCAGTTTGAACAGACCGTTAAACTGTGCCCCGGACTGAAGTTTGTTCCGGTAGTCTATCTGGGTACAAGAGATGATAACGGAGTCGGGAGTTTGCTTCAGTTTAACAGCTTCCGGATTGTAAAAGATAATGAATCTCTCCTGGACGCGGTAAATGAACAGCTTATGCCGTCTGTAAGAATTCGATTTTGGGGTGTTCGCGGATCTACCCCATGTGCGAATTTTGAAAATATTGAATATGGCGGTAACACCAGCTGCATGGAGATTGATGCCCCCGGCATGGACGAGCTGCTGATATTTGACAGTGGAACAGGTATCCGGAATTTGGGGAATCATCTGGAACGACTGGATAAAATGAACAATAGGGGAAGAATTTTTATAACCCACCCGCACTGGGATCACATTCAGGGATTTCCATTTTTCAAACCGTTCTATTCCAGTAAAAACAAATTTTCAATTCATCTTCCTGAACAATATCGTGGCGGTGCTCAGGAGATTCTGTCCGGTCATCTCACCAAAACATTTTTCCCGGTTACTCTCGACATGCTGGATGCAACCATTGAGTATGTAACTCAAAAAGAGGAGAGAGAGGATTACGGACACTATTCAATTGAGTACTTTGTGGCAAATCATTCTACAAAAACAGCAATCTATAAGATCAGAATAGGCGGGCGTGTCATTGTTTATGCGCCGGATAATGAGTTGCCACTCAACACAACCCCGATCCGGTTTGTCGAGAAATTCCAGGAGTTTATAAAGGATGCGGATGTATTGATACATGATGCCCAATATACACTTCAGCAGTACAAAGAAAGAGAAGGGTGGGGGCACTCCGCATGGGAGCGTGTGATTGAAGTTGTAAAACCTACAGGCGTGAAAAATCTATATTTAACGCATCACGACCCTGATACTAACGACGAAGTTTTAAGAAGAAGAGACAGTAGACTTAAACAGTATGAAGGCGCTCCGTTTGATAAAGTTAGTTTAACAAGGGAAGGAGCTGAAATCAGAATTCCTGTCAAGCGATCAGAAACCATAATGAGCGGAAACAGGGCAAAAGTTTCCTAG
- a CDS encoding DUF349 domain-containing protein, giving the protein MTDSKNTQPADNKHLFENDFVYVTDEGDVKLKKTNLFEERTLGTVDPESVEAQVEAFEKAFSNLEQKVNTFLESAEETVKESPDKADEKLTELIDEIKGAEAVGDFDNLVQSAKDRYEELKEAVSTAEEENQVDQDQDEEDSSEEAESLEQSEVDEVKEVKAEDEETAAETEDASDEDDPLTFYKELEKKAEELMDMTDWAYVSMEFDNIDNSWGEGPDPEDADIKPIKDKIDQLREQFEEKKQAHYEEQKRIRLENLEKKKDLLNQLKEIVDEKKWSHTKDVGRIKGRWEHVKPIPADEAEKLETKFESLLSTFDEHKVDRLVKQKQKEEDNLTGKLVILEKMEAFVSGLNESADWPEQEKKFDELTKQFRKIGRVPSDKNREVWGRYHSAQDTFHSMRFKHDKKYRNEIEKFLSKKKKLIDEAEALLDADDLADAARRVNKLHRRWKKVGNLPQKDENEMWDRFKAATDAFNDKKSENLDLLREQEEENYEEKLKIVDKANELKDSEDWEATHKALQDLMKKWKEIGPVPKKKSGKIWKKFKGAMDHFYDRRRDHFKEVKEERKDNLKEKEEVLEKLAELKSHDDPIDAVEKAKPLQEEFKKAGYVPIKHKNRLWKEYRETCDVIYDRFRAAKAAVDVVGRENVENFSADDIADIRKKQNEINKLRKDVGKLTGEVLQMKESLSYFKPSGGSSSLLDEVKEKINKAENELEKKEDKLADLEKEVDQIKKDS; this is encoded by the coding sequence TTGACTGATTCTAAGAATACCCAACCCGCTGATAATAAACATCTTTTTGAAAATGATTTTGTCTATGTGACGGATGAGGGGGATGTGAAACTGAAAAAAACAAACCTTTTCGAAGAGAGAACACTGGGCACAGTTGATCCTGAATCGGTTGAAGCACAAGTGGAAGCTTTTGAAAAAGCATTTTCCAATCTGGAGCAGAAGGTGAATACATTTCTGGAAAGTGCCGAGGAGACCGTTAAAGAGAGTCCCGATAAAGCTGATGAAAAGCTGACCGAATTGATTGATGAAATCAAAGGAGCAGAAGCAGTTGGTGATTTTGATAATTTGGTGCAGTCTGCAAAAGATCGTTATGAAGAGCTGAAAGAAGCTGTATCCACAGCAGAAGAGGAAAATCAGGTGGATCAAGATCAAGATGAAGAGGATTCAAGTGAAGAGGCCGAATCTTTGGAGCAGAGTGAAGTGGATGAGGTTAAAGAAGTGAAAGCAGAAGATGAAGAAACAGCTGCTGAAACTGAAGACGCTTCAGACGAGGACGATCCGTTGACTTTTTACAAAGAGCTTGAGAAAAAAGCAGAAGAGTTGATGGATATGACGGATTGGGCATACGTATCGATGGAGTTTGACAATATTGACAACTCCTGGGGCGAAGGTCCTGACCCTGAAGATGCAGACATCAAGCCCATTAAGGATAAAATTGATCAGCTTCGCGAGCAGTTTGAAGAGAAGAAACAGGCTCATTACGAAGAACAGAAGCGTATTCGACTTGAAAATCTGGAGAAGAAGAAAGATCTGCTGAATCAGCTGAAAGAGATTGTAGATGAGAAAAAGTGGAGCCACACCAAAGATGTAGGTAGAATAAAAGGGCGCTGGGAGCATGTTAAGCCCATTCCGGCAGATGAGGCTGAAAAGCTGGAAACCAAATTTGAATCCCTTCTCAGCACATTTGATGAGCATAAGGTAGACCGCCTTGTAAAACAGAAGCAGAAGGAAGAGGATAATTTAACCGGTAAATTGGTGATCCTCGAAAAAATGGAAGCTTTTGTAAGCGGTCTGAATGAATCTGCCGACTGGCCTGAGCAGGAGAAGAAATTTGATGAACTGACCAAGCAGTTCAGGAAAATCGGCCGTGTACCTTCCGATAAGAATCGTGAAGTATGGGGTAGATATCACAGCGCGCAGGATACATTCCACTCTATGCGCTTTAAGCACGACAAGAAGTACAGAAATGAAATTGAGAAGTTCCTGTCTAAGAAGAAGAAACTGATTGATGAAGCTGAAGCTCTGCTCGATGCGGATGATCTTGCAGATGCAGCTCGCCGTGTAAATAAACTGCACCGCCGCTGGAAAAAAGTAGGCAACCTCCCGCAGAAGGATGAAAATGAGATGTGGGATCGTTTCAAAGCGGCAACGGATGCATTCAATGATAAGAAATCTGAAAACCTGGATCTGCTAAGAGAACAGGAAGAGGAGAACTACGAAGAGAAGCTGAAAATCGTTGATAAGGCAAACGAGCTGAAAGATTCTGAAGATTGGGAAGCAACCCATAAAGCACTTCAGGATTTGATGAAAAAATGGAAGGAGATCGGTCCTGTACCCAAGAAGAAATCCGGCAAGATCTGGAAGAAGTTTAAAGGGGCGATGGATCATTTTTATGACAGGCGCCGAGACCACTTTAAAGAAGTGAAGGAAGAGAGAAAAGACAACCTGAAAGAGAAAGAAGAGGTTCTGGAGAAACTTGCGGAGTTAAAATCTCATGACGATCCTATAGATGCTGTTGAAAAGGCGAAACCACTTCAGGAAGAGTTTAAAAAAGCGGGATATGTGCCAATCAAGCATAAAAATCGCCTTTGGAAAGAGTATCGCGAAACCTGTGATGTTATTTACGATCGCTTCAGAGCTGCAAAAGCTGCAGTTGATGTGGTAGGCCGTGAAAATGTAGAAAACTTTTCAGCCGATGATATTGCTGATATTCGCAAGAAGCAGAACGAAATTAATAAGCTTAGAAAAGACGTGGGTAAGCTTACCGGCGAAGTTCTTCAAATGAAAGAGTCATTAAGTTATTTTAAGCCTTCAGGAGGCTCGAGCAGTTTGCTGGATGAGGTTAAAGAGAAGATCAATAAAGCCGAAAATGAGCTCGAGAAGAAAGAAGATAAGCTTGCTGATCTGGAGAAAGAGGTCGACCAGATTAAAAAAGATTCATAG
- a CDS encoding mechanosensitive ion channel family protein — protein MENLEGQFEELTPMIVEHGLSVVGAIVILMLGWWLAGWGKRKVVAKASASKGIDDTLVPILGQTIKILILVITILAVLGQFGIETTSIVAVLGASALAVGLALQGTLSNVAAGVMLLILRPFKVGDAVNIGGTTGVVDSIGLFTTEMHSFDNIGISMPNSNVWGTEIQNMSKFEKRRVDMVFGIDYSDDMDKAMEIIKKVLDADERVLKDPAPQIAVSNLGDSSVDIIARPWVENANVWPLRFDVTKKVKEEFDKNDVSFPFPQTDVHLFKEN, from the coding sequence ATGGAAAATCTTGAAGGACAATTTGAAGAGCTAACACCAATGATTGTTGAGCACGGTTTAAGTGTAGTTGGTGCAATTGTAATACTGATGCTTGGCTGGTGGCTAGCCGGTTGGGGAAAAAGAAAAGTTGTAGCTAAAGCATCTGCATCAAAAGGGATTGATGATACTCTCGTCCCCATACTTGGTCAGACCATAAAGATTTTGATTCTGGTCATAACAATACTGGCAGTATTGGGACAATTTGGAATTGAGACTACAAGTATTGTAGCAGTTCTTGGTGCTTCTGCATTGGCTGTCGGTCTGGCGTTGCAGGGTACACTCAGTAACGTAGCCGCAGGCGTAATGCTTCTGATTTTACGTCCGTTTAAAGTTGGCGATGCCGTAAATATTGGAGGCACAACGGGTGTGGTGGATTCTATCGGGTTGTTCACAACTGAAATGCACTCGTTTGATAATATTGGAATCTCCATGCCAAACTCAAATGTTTGGGGAACTGAAATACAGAACATGTCAAAGTTTGAAAAACGACGTGTAGATATGGTATTCGGTATCGATTACAGCGATGACATGGATAAAGCGATGGAGATCATTAAGAAAGTTTTGGATGCGGACGAGCGCGTATTGAAAGATCCTGCACCACAGATAGCAGTTAGTAATTTAGGAGATAGTTCTGTAGATATTATAGCGCGTCCCTGGGTGGAAAATGCAAACGTCTGGCCTCTTCGTTTTGATGTGACCAAGAAGGTGAAAGAGGAGTTTGATAAGAATGATGTCAGCTTCCCATTCCCTCAAACGGATGTACATCTCTTCAAAGAGAACTAA
- a CDS encoding Dps family protein codes for MPDIKTVNGTDKMDINIGISDEHRKKIAEGLSRVLADSYMVYLKTHNYHWNVTGQLFHSLHGMFEEQYTELAEAIDEIAERIRSIGYPAPGSFREFSEITSIEEDTDQPDALQMVRQLALDNETILRTAREVLPACEEAGDEATIDLITERLDVHSKTAWMLRSHLE; via the coding sequence ATGCCTGATATCAAAACAGTTAACGGAACAGACAAGATGGACATCAATATTGGAATTTCTGACGAACACAGAAAGAAAATAGCTGAGGGGCTTTCAAGAGTATTGGCCGACAGCTATATGGTGTACCTGAAAACCCACAATTACCATTGGAATGTGACCGGGCAGCTCTTTCATTCTCTTCATGGAATGTTCGAAGAGCAGTACACAGAGTTGGCTGAAGCCATCGACGAAATAGCTGAAAGAATTCGATCAATCGGGTATCCTGCTCCCGGATCATTTCGGGAATTTTCTGAGATCACATCCATAGAAGAGGATACCGATCAACCGGATGCTCTACAGATGGTGAGACAACTGGCTCTTGATAATGAAACGATATTAAGAACAGCTCGGGAAGTGCTGCCTGCTTGTGAAGAGGCCGGCGATGAAGCTACAATCGATCTGATTACGGAGCGATTAGATGTTCATTCCAAAACGGCCTGGATGCTAAGGAGCCATCTGGAATAA
- a CDS encoding S46 family peptidase, which produces MKSILFGCIISCFILFTACSTHQTVTESDPFPPSSPDHSGMWLMPQLQGELYELLNERGLTLTEDEIYSNTEPSLHRAITRINIGNEGGGTGSFVSDQGLILTNHHVAYDAITSASSTDHNYLINGFYAQTAKDEIPVPGYTVHIPLEQIDITNEITSRLDSELTYQEEAEQIEVIKQQLIEEYTTDDADITAEIDDIWSGNRYILSSYQIIRDVRLVYAPEEAIGKFGGDIDNWMWPRHTGDFTFLRAYVSQDGTAQEYQPQNVPYQPDYTLPIKNGLLNPGDFTMTLGFPGTTYRQESSYAFDFYEHRQFPVLEKAFRAYLNGLESVSSPQDGNTEVAAEKASIANTLKYYNGIREGFEKHNITQQKSQFDDRFYEWVKSDSLRNLKYGRVLQQLEQSYSIAGQTGDVLYLSFYALQFSKILQAASLFDEIYSTSPDDEVQQSDEEKLMMYDFFRQLHQAYNPDSERIILRDLLFAFAELPEDRRPLIYYRFFDGAATDELQHELQQFIDRQFSTSVLTDTSAARDLIFSEYNPSEQSRPDSLYLIANDIHEMFEQSRENYVRHFRYLLPAQKRYVEGVQEMNPENLHHADANFTLRLSAGEIMGYKPEDGVYNLPFTTLSGMFAKNRDEFPFSVPEKLTTYSANQADFSGYENYDGDLMLNFLSTNDITGGNSGSPVLNRHGELIGLAFDGNIEGIVSDYFFIPQLSRTLSVDIRFILFMMDEIDNTDRLLDELRIISD; this is translated from the coding sequence ATGAAATCTATTTTATTCGGGTGTATCATTTCGTGTTTCATCCTGTTCACGGCCTGCAGCACTCACCAAACCGTTACTGAATCTGATCCTTTCCCTCCCTCATCTCCCGATCATTCGGGAATGTGGTTGATGCCTCAGTTACAGGGTGAACTTTATGAATTACTTAACGAGCGGGGACTTACATTAACCGAAGATGAAATTTATAGCAATACCGAACCTTCACTTCATCGCGCAATAACACGCATTAATATCGGAAATGAAGGGGGAGGCACCGGATCTTTTGTCTCAGATCAAGGACTCATACTTACCAACCATCATGTAGCTTACGATGCCATCACTTCGGCAAGCTCAACCGATCACAACTACCTCATTAACGGATTTTACGCTCAAACAGCCAAAGATGAGATTCCTGTTCCCGGCTACACCGTGCATATCCCCCTCGAACAAATTGATATTACGAACGAAATCACTTCCCGGCTGGACTCTGAACTGACGTATCAGGAGGAAGCTGAACAAATTGAAGTCATAAAACAGCAGCTTATTGAAGAGTACACCACTGATGATGCGGATATTACAGCAGAAATTGACGATATCTGGAGCGGTAACCGGTATATTCTTTCATCCTATCAAATCATCCGGGATGTTCGCTTGGTATATGCGCCGGAAGAAGCGATCGGTAAATTTGGCGGTGATATCGACAATTGGATGTGGCCGCGACATACCGGGGATTTTACTTTTCTGCGGGCTTATGTATCTCAGGATGGTACCGCACAAGAGTACCAGCCTCAAAATGTACCATATCAACCGGACTACACGCTTCCTATTAAAAACGGGCTATTGAATCCCGGCGATTTCACTATGACTCTCGGGTTTCCTGGCACCACCTATCGCCAGGAGAGCAGTTACGCATTCGATTTTTACGAACATCGGCAGTTTCCTGTTTTGGAAAAAGCGTTCCGTGCTTATCTGAACGGGTTGGAATCAGTCTCTTCACCTCAGGACGGTAATACTGAAGTAGCTGCAGAAAAAGCATCCATTGCGAATACCTTAAAGTATTACAATGGAATCAGAGAAGGGTTTGAAAAACACAATATCACTCAACAAAAGAGCCAATTTGATGACCGGTTTTATGAATGGGTCAAATCCGATTCCCTACGAAACCTAAAATATGGGCGAGTGTTGCAGCAATTAGAACAAAGCTATTCCATTGCCGGACAAACTGGAGATGTTCTCTACCTGAGTTTCTACGCTCTTCAATTTAGTAAAATACTCCAGGCAGCCTCCCTTTTTGATGAAATCTATTCAACCTCCCCAGATGATGAAGTTCAGCAATCTGATGAGGAGAAGCTTATGATGTATGATTTTTTCAGGCAGCTTCACCAGGCTTACAATCCGGATTCAGAACGGATCATTTTGAGAGATCTGCTCTTTGCTTTTGCAGAACTCCCGGAAGACAGAAGACCCCTCATCTACTACAGGTTTTTTGATGGAGCAGCTACGGATGAACTTCAACATGAACTGCAGCAGTTTATAGACCGGCAATTTAGCACTTCAGTTTTAACAGACACTTCAGCTGCCAGGGATTTGATTTTTTCAGAATACAATCCTTCTGAGCAGTCCCGGCCCGATAGCCTCTACCTCATTGCCAATGACATTCACGAAATGTTTGAACAGAGCAGAGAGAATTACGTTCGTCACTTTCGATATCTGCTGCCTGCACAAAAACGGTATGTTGAGGGGGTTCAGGAGATGAATCCGGAAAATCTTCATCATGCCGATGCCAATTTTACACTGCGTTTAAGCGCCGGCGAAATTATGGGTTACAAGCCGGAAGATGGTGTTTATAATCTGCCTTTCACAACACTCAGCGGTATGTTTGCCAAAAACCGTGACGAATTTCCATTTTCAGTTCCCGAAAAATTAACAACATATTCTGCAAATCAGGCAGACTTTTCAGGCTACGAAAATTACGATGGGGATTTGATGCTTAATTTTCTTTCAACCAACGATATCACAGGCGGGAATTCCGGAAGCCCCGTTTTAAACAGACACGGAGAGTTGATCGGTTTAGCTTTTGATGGAAATATCGAAGGGATTGTCAGTGATTACTTTTTTATTCCTCAACTTAGCAGAACATTGAGTGTAGACATCCGGTTCATCCTATTTATGATGGATGAAATTGATAACACAGACCGGCTGCTTGATGAACTCAGAATTATATCCGACTAA
- a CDS encoding SixA phosphatase family protein — translation MKKKILMMRHAKSSWSDEKLRDFDRPLNSRGMKDAPRMGAYLKELGIIPGQIFSSTAKRAQQTAQAVAKEVGFNVERINWDEELYHGEPMAYLNAIRSADAKSEVVMTIGHNPMTAEVMSALSKQSFTHHVPTSALACFETSAESWNDIRQSSCKLLWIVSPKEI, via the coding sequence ATGAAAAAGAAAATCTTGATGATGAGACACGCGAAATCCTCCTGGAGCGATGAAAAACTACGCGATTTTGATCGGCCATTGAATTCAAGGGGAATGAAAGATGCACCAAGAATGGGGGCTTATCTAAAGGAACTGGGGATCATCCCAGGGCAAATATTTAGCTCTACGGCAAAACGGGCCCAACAAACAGCTCAGGCCGTGGCAAAGGAGGTTGGATTCAATGTTGAGAGAATCAACTGGGATGAAGAGCTCTACCATGGAGAGCCGATGGCTTATTTAAATGCCATCAGGTCAGCAGATGCAAAAAGTGAAGTTGTCATGACCATTGGCCACAATCCGATGACGGCTGAAGTTATGAGTGCACTCTCTAAGCAATCTTTTACACATCATGTTCCAACTTCAGCCCTGGCCTGTTTTGAAACGAGTGCCGAATCCTGGAACGACATCCGGCAGAGCAGTTGTAAATTGCTTTGGATTGTGTCGCCCAAGGAGATTTAG
- a CDS encoding MATE family efflux transporter gives MNKNILKLAIPNIISNLSVPLLGVVDTALVGHLDQVYYLGALAVGGMIFNFLFWGFGFLRMGTTGLTAQEYGGRNRQGMMMILARVQLIAWSMGLLIILLQSPIALFSLWVIDSSSEVANFTKVYFDIRIYTAPAVLALYGLNGWFLGMQNAKYPMIVTIVHNLLNIVLNIFFIQVLDMHVDGVAYGTLISTYLALGLAVYLYVKRYKRYLSHFIRTELFNPDELKRYFSVNRDIFIRTLCLIFTFSFFTAMSAKQGDLVLAANTILLQLWMVASYGIDGFAYAAESLVGKYKGRRDQEGLRKAVYYNLGWGLVLGMIGTIAYGVFGDAILRIFTNNAEVIELAKVVLFWTVMAPLVSSFCYILDGVFIGATETGPMRNTMLAATFLFFLPAYYIGTELILIHGLWLAMLLFMIVRGAALMFYLPGRILNKIP, from the coding sequence TTGAACAAGAATATACTTAAACTGGCCATTCCCAATATCATCAGCAACCTTTCGGTTCCGCTGCTCGGTGTGGTGGATACAGCGCTGGTCGGTCACTTAGATCAGGTGTACTATTTAGGAGCGCTGGCGGTAGGGGGCATGATTTTTAATTTTTTGTTCTGGGGATTTGGCTTTTTGAGAATGGGGACTACCGGATTAACGGCGCAAGAGTATGGCGGACGCAACCGGCAGGGTATGATGATGATACTGGCCAGGGTGCAGCTCATTGCCTGGTCGATGGGGCTGCTGATCATCCTGTTGCAGTCACCCATTGCGCTGTTCAGTTTGTGGGTTATCGATAGCAGCAGCGAAGTTGCGAATTTTACAAAGGTCTACTTCGATATTCGGATCTACACGGCGCCGGCTGTTTTAGCACTTTACGGACTGAATGGTTGGTTCCTCGGGATGCAAAACGCCAAATACCCGATGATTGTGACGATTGTTCATAATCTGCTGAACATTGTTCTCAACATCTTTTTTATCCAGGTCTTGGATATGCATGTAGACGGTGTGGCGTATGGAACCTTGATTTCTACTTACCTGGCCCTCGGCCTGGCTGTTTACCTTTATGTGAAACGGTACAAGCGATACCTGTCTCATTTTATCAGAACAGAGCTGTTTAATCCGGATGAACTGAAGAGATATTTTTCGGTAAACCGGGATATTTTTATCCGTACGCTTTGCCTGATTTTCACCTTCTCGTTTTTTACAGCAATGTCGGCCAAGCAAGGTGACTTGGTTTTGGCTGCCAATACAATTCTGCTTCAGCTTTGGATGGTTGCATCGTACGGAATTGACGGTTTTGCTTACGCCGCAGAAAGTCTGGTTGGGAAGTACAAAGGGCGGCGCGATCAGGAGGGACTTCGAAAGGCCGTTTACTACAACCTTGGATGGGGATTGGTTTTGGGGATGATTGGGACAATTGCCTACGGTGTGTTCGGTGATGCTATTTTAAGAATCTTTACCAACAATGCAGAGGTGATTGAACTCGCAAAAGTTGTTCTCTTCTGGACAGTGATGGCACCGCTTGTTTCCAGTTTCTGTTATATTCTGGATGGTGTTTTTATTGGGGCTACGGAAACAGGACCGATGCGAAATACAATGCTTGCAGCTACTTTTCTATTCTTTTTGCCTGCCTACTATATTGGAACAGAACTCATTTTAATTCATGGATTGTGGCTGGCTATGCTCCTGTTTATGATTGTGAGAGGAGCCGCGCTAATGTTCTACCTCCCGGGTAGAATTTTGAATAAAATTCCATAA
- a CDS encoding hypothetical protein (catalyzes the S-adenosylmethionine-dependent transmethylation of thiopurine compounds; may be involved in selenium cycling by forming dimethylselenide and/or dimethyldiselenide) — protein sequence MELSYWESRWRKNKIGFHMPDGYLALEKHLKTLTFPQDGTVLVPLCGKSVDLITLSKYFGKVMGVEFSEKAILEFFREQNLEYSVSTFANFKIYTSGIFELWCGDFMKLPAHKIKPVDLIYDKAALVALPENRRGGYMEKLLSLTSDHTDILLHHFIYAQNEMPGPPFSVPDDELMHYIGSDYQTKILEENRIDINRFKKFQKRGLKSGLMERFILFTSKS from the coding sequence ATGGAATTGAGTTATTGGGAAAGCCGATGGAGAAAAAATAAAATCGGATTTCACATGCCGGACGGATATCTCGCACTTGAAAAACATCTGAAAACGCTGACCTTTCCTCAAGATGGCACAGTTCTGGTACCTCTTTGTGGGAAAAGCGTAGATTTGATCACGCTCTCAAAATATTTCGGGAAAGTGATGGGGGTTGAGTTTTCGGAGAAAGCTATCCTGGAATTTTTTCGCGAACAGAATCTGGAGTATTCGGTATCAACTTTCGCAAATTTCAAAATATATACTTCGGGAATATTTGAGCTCTGGTGCGGTGATTTCATGAAACTGCCGGCGCACAAAATCAAACCTGTAGATCTTATTTACGACAAGGCTGCACTCGTTGCTCTGCCTGAAAACAGAAGAGGCGGGTACATGGAAAAACTGTTAAGTCTCACCTCAGATCATACCGATATTCTGCTTCATCACTTCATTTATGCTCAGAATGAAATGCCGGGTCCGCCGTTTAGTGTTCCCGATGATGAGCTAATGCACTATATAGGCTCTGATTACCAAACTAAAATCCTGGAAGAGAACAGAATTGACATAAATCGGTTCAAAAAATTCCAAAAACGGGGTCTGAAGAGCGGACTAATGGAAAGATTTATTCTTTTTACATCTAAAAGTTGA